Proteins from a single region of Roseofilum capinflatum BLCC-M114:
- the sipA gene encoding regulatory protein SipA — protein MSENKTFQVGDRVRVIALPPYVKTAEPMPMLRPPDVIQLGEEGTILDCRPGGYWGVRFTGGAFLMDSQYIEVVT, from the coding sequence ATGAGTGAAAACAAAACCTTTCAAGTGGGCGATCGGGTGCGCGTCATTGCCCTCCCTCCCTACGTCAAAACCGCCGAACCCATGCCCATGCTTCGCCCTCCCGATGTCATTCAACTGGGCGAAGAAGGCACAATTCTTGACTGTCGTCCTGGAGGATATTGGGGCGTTCGCTTTACCGGAGGCGCATTTTTAATGGATAGCCAATACATCGAAGTCGTCACCTGA
- the dnaK gene encoding molecular chaperone DnaK: MAKVVGIDLGTTNSCVAVMEGGKPTVIANAEGGRTTPSVVAYAKNGDRLVGQIAKRQAVMNAQNTFYSVKRFIGRRYDEVGTESTEVSYEVLKEGNSVKLNCPAADKKFAPEEISAQVLRKLVDDASTYLGETVTQAVITVPAYFNDSQRQATKDAGKIAGVEVLRIINEPTAASLAYGLDKKSNETILVFDLGGGTFDVSILEVGDGVFEVLSTSGDTHLGGDDFDKKIVDYLAAEFQKTEGIDLRKDKQALQRLTEAAEKAKIELSSVTQAEINLPFITATQEGPKHLDLTLTRGKFEDLCSDLIKRCAIPVETALKDAKLDKAAIDEVVLVGGSTRMPAVKEVVKKTLGKEPNQTVNPDEVVAVGAAIQGGVLAGEVKDILLLDVTPLSLGVETLGGVMTKIIPRNTTIPTKKSETFSTAVDGQTNVEIHVLQGEREMSTDNKSLGTFRLDGIPAAPRGVPQIEVTFDIDANGILNVTAKDKGTGKAQSISITGASTLDDREVDRMVKEAEANAEADKERREKIDRKNQADQLCYQAEKQMEELGDKVPADDKTKVEGLVKDLREAVGKEDDESIQTLTTELQQTLYSIGSSVYQQAGGDEAGAPGADAPPPGGDAGSGGPDDDVIDAEFSETK; the protein is encoded by the coding sequence ATGGCTAAAGTAGTTGGAATTGACTTAGGAACCACAAACTCTTGTGTAGCAGTAATGGAAGGGGGCAAACCCACCGTTATCGCCAACGCAGAAGGTGGACGCACCACCCCCTCCGTCGTTGCTTATGCAAAAAATGGCGATCGCCTCGTCGGACAAATCGCCAAACGCCAAGCCGTCATGAACGCCCAAAACACCTTCTATTCCGTTAAACGATTCATCGGACGGCGCTACGACGAAGTCGGAACCGAATCGACAGAAGTATCCTACGAAGTCCTCAAAGAAGGCAACAGCGTTAAACTCAACTGTCCGGCTGCTGACAAAAAATTCGCTCCTGAAGAAATCTCCGCCCAAGTCCTGCGGAAACTGGTTGACGATGCCAGTACATACCTGGGCGAAACCGTTACCCAAGCAGTAATCACGGTTCCAGCTTATTTTAACGACTCCCAACGGCAAGCCACCAAAGACGCAGGTAAAATTGCAGGGGTTGAAGTGCTGCGGATCATCAACGAACCCACCGCCGCATCCCTCGCTTACGGACTCGACAAAAAAAGCAACGAAACCATCCTCGTCTTTGACCTAGGGGGCGGAACCTTCGACGTATCCATCCTCGAAGTAGGCGACGGTGTATTTGAAGTCCTATCCACCTCTGGAGACACTCACCTCGGTGGAGATGACTTCGATAAAAAAATCGTCGATTATCTAGCCGCAGAATTCCAGAAAACGGAAGGCATTGACCTCCGCAAAGACAAACAAGCCCTGCAACGGTTAACCGAAGCAGCCGAAAAAGCCAAAATTGAACTCTCCAGCGTCACCCAAGCAGAAATCAACCTGCCCTTTATTACCGCTACCCAAGAAGGCCCCAAACATCTCGACTTGACCCTAACACGGGGTAAATTTGAAGACCTCTGTAGCGACCTGATTAAACGCTGTGCCATCCCTGTCGAAACCGCTCTCAAAGATGCCAAACTCGATAAAGCAGCCATTGATGAAGTCGTCCTAGTTGGGGGTTCCACTCGGATGCCTGCGGTTAAAGAAGTGGTCAAGAAAACCCTGGGTAAAGAACCCAACCAAACCGTAAACCCCGATGAAGTCGTTGCCGTGGGTGCTGCTATTCAAGGTGGGGTACTCGCTGGAGAAGTGAAAGACATTCTCCTGTTAGATGTAACCCCTCTCTCCCTTGGGGTTGAAACCCTCGGTGGTGTCATGACCAAAATTATTCCCCGCAACACCACCATCCCCACCAAGAAGTCCGAAACCTTCTCTACCGCAGTCGATGGTCAAACCAATGTAGAAATCCATGTGCTGCAAGGGGAACGGGAAATGTCCACCGACAACAAGAGCTTAGGAACCTTCCGCTTAGATGGTATTCCGGCTGCTCCCCGTGGTGTTCCCCAAATTGAGGTGACCTTTGATATTGATGCCAATGGTATCTTGAATGTCACCGCTAAGGATAAGGGAACCGGTAAGGCTCAGTCCATTAGTATCACCGGTGCTTCTACCCTGGATGACCGGGAAGTTGACCGCATGGTGAAAGAAGCCGAAGCCAATGCAGAAGCGGATAAGGAACGGCGCGAAAAAATCGATCGCAAGAACCAAGCCGACCAACTCTGTTATCAAGCCGAGAAACAAATGGAAGAACTCGGTGACAAAGTTCCTGCCGATGATAAAACCAAGGTTGAAGGACTGGTTAAGGACTTGCGCGAGGCCGTCGGCAAGGAAGATGATGAGAGCATCCAAACTCTGACCACTGAACTGCAACAAACCCTCTATAGCATTGGTAGCAGTGTGTATCAACAGGCAGGCGGTGATGAAGCAGGCGCACCCGGTGCAGATGCTCCCCCTCCTGGAGGTGATGCCGGTTCTGGTGGCCCCGACGATGATGTGATTGATGCGGAATTCTCGGAAACCAAGTAA
- a CDS encoding Hsp20/alpha crystallin family protein, protein MMMRVHPIEKNPIYQPAIAWKITSEGLMLQVEVPGIQAEDLDIEATEKTLTIQWTRRPHPDSVALYSEVKYGQFRRSVALPFEIECDRIESQLNQGILTLNLPKKQKPQPVKITLGTSTPSQPEPTPLETPVSLEEDPWAA, encoded by the coding sequence ATGATGATGCGCGTCCACCCGATAGAAAAAAACCCAATCTATCAACCAGCGATCGCCTGGAAAATCACATCAGAAGGTCTGATGCTGCAAGTGGAAGTACCGGGAATTCAAGCCGAAGATCTCGATATTGAAGCCACAGAAAAAACCCTAACCATCCAATGGACTCGCCGTCCTCATCCTGACTCGGTTGCCCTCTATTCCGAAGTGAAGTATGGGCAATTTCGGCGCTCTGTCGCCTTACCCTTTGAAATTGAGTGCGATCGCATTGAGAGCCAATTAAACCAAGGCATCTTAACCCTGAATCTACCCAAAAAGCAAAAACCCCAACCCGTGAAAATCACCTTGGGTACATCCACCCCCTCCCAACCCGAACCCACCCCCTTAGAAACTCCCGTGAGTCTAGAAGAAGACCCTTGGGCAGCTTAA
- a CDS encoding sirohydrochlorin chelatase: protein MQLQSRPSSIQLSPLPINRPLLMIGHGSRDREGRDAFIDFAAAYEALDPSRPVIPCFLELTEPTILEGVKRCVEQGYTDLSALPILLFAARHNKFDVTNALDAARLEYPQVKFHYGRHFGITPSILELWSDRLSALDTPDYPRADTVLLFVGRGSSDPDANGDVYKLARMVWEGSGYQTVETCFIGITHPRLEEGFRRARLYQPKRIIVLPYFLFTGVLVKKIADITAQQQEQFPEINHVCLSEMGIDPHLMQLVRDREIETQLGQVQMNCELCKFRLAALGDGDHSHSHDHGHHHHHDHHHDHDHDHPPIDPYADPQAYHQRIWQVP from the coding sequence ATGCAACTTCAATCTAGACCGTCTTCAATTCAACTCTCTCCCTTGCCCATCAACCGCCCGTTGTTGATGATTGGCCATGGGAGCCGCGATCGCGAAGGGAGAGATGCATTTATCGATTTTGCGGCCGCTTACGAAGCCCTAGACCCCTCTCGGCCCGTGATTCCTTGTTTTTTGGAGTTAACAGAACCCACCATTTTAGAGGGGGTTAAACGCTGCGTAGAGCAAGGCTATACCGACCTTTCCGCTCTGCCGATTTTGTTATTCGCTGCCCGCCATAATAAATTTGATGTCACTAATGCCCTAGATGCGGCTCGCTTAGAATATCCACAAGTCAAATTTCACTATGGTCGACACTTTGGCATCACGCCCAGTATTTTAGAGTTATGGAGCGATCGCCTTTCCGCCCTCGATACCCCAGACTATCCCCGCGCTGATACCGTACTCCTGTTTGTCGGACGCGGATCGAGCGATCCTGATGCCAATGGGGATGTTTACAAGTTAGCTCGCATGGTGTGGGAAGGCAGTGGTTATCAAACCGTCGAAACCTGTTTCATTGGTATTACCCATCCCCGTTTAGAAGAAGGATTTCGCCGCGCCCGGCTCTATCAGCCCAAGCGGATTATCGTGTTACCCTATTTCCTATTCACTGGGGTATTGGTGAAGAAAATTGCCGACATCACCGCCCAACAACAGGAACAGTTTCCAGAGATTAACCATGTGTGCTTATCTGAGATGGGTATCGATCCTCATCTGATGCAGTTGGTGCGCGATCGCGAAATTGAAACCCAGTTGGGACAAGTACAGATGAACTGTGAGTTATGCAAATTCCGGTTAGCTGCCCTCGGTGATGGCGATCATTCCCATTCCCACGATCATGGACATCATCACCACCACGATCATCATCACGATCACGATCACGATCATCCCCCAATCGATCCCTATGCTGATCCCCAAGCCTACCATCAACGGATTTGGCAAGTGCCATGA
- a CDS encoding NAD(P)/FAD-dependent oxidoreductase → MANSTHHQIVIVGGGSAGITVAAQLLNANSSLDVAIIEPSDKHYYQPAWTLVGGGAYAAEDTEKPEKECIPEKATWIKAYCQEFKPDKNQVITQDGAIISYDYLVVCPGLQIHWEWVEGLPETLGKNGVCSNYAFEQAPKTWEMIRNFKGGTAIFTYPGTAIKCPGAPQKIMYLADEAFRKNGVRDRSKIMYCTATGGIFGVPAYAKPLMEIVNRKDIEMKVKYNLKAVKTNPKEAIFEVTTDEGVESVSIPFDLLHVSPPMSAPDFIKNSPLAGTEGAAKGWIDVDKFTLQHNRYANVFGLGDASSLPTSKTAAAVRSEAPVVVKNLLALMESKSLNSQYDGYACCPLVTGYGKVIFAEFDYDKNPSPTFPLDPMEERYSMWLLKRYGLPFLYWNRMLKGKNFERSLLKK, encoded by the coding sequence ATGGCAAATTCAACCCATCATCAAATCGTAATTGTGGGCGGAGGTTCGGCAGGAATTACGGTAGCAGCTCAACTGTTAAATGCAAACTCTAGTTTGGATGTGGCGATTATTGAACCGTCAGACAAGCATTATTATCAGCCCGCTTGGACATTAGTGGGTGGAGGAGCCTATGCTGCTGAAGATACGGAGAAACCGGAAAAGGAATGTATTCCAGAAAAAGCGACTTGGATTAAAGCTTATTGTCAGGAATTTAAACCGGATAAAAATCAAGTCATTACCCAGGATGGAGCGATAATTTCTTATGATTATTTGGTGGTTTGTCCGGGGCTGCAAATCCATTGGGAATGGGTGGAAGGATTGCCGGAAACGTTAGGTAAAAATGGGGTTTGTAGTAATTATGCTTTTGAGCAAGCCCCGAAAACTTGGGAGATGATTCGCAATTTTAAGGGCGGGACAGCCATTTTTACTTATCCAGGGACGGCGATTAAATGTCCTGGTGCGCCCCAGAAGATTATGTATTTAGCGGATGAAGCATTCCGGAAAAATGGGGTTCGCGATCGCTCGAAGATCATGTATTGTACAGCAACAGGGGGAATTTTTGGGGTTCCTGCCTATGCCAAACCCTTGATGGAAATTGTGAACCGCAAAGATATTGAGATGAAAGTTAAATATAACCTGAAAGCGGTTAAAACTAACCCCAAAGAGGCGATTTTTGAGGTGACGACAGATGAGGGAGTGGAGTCAGTAAGTATTCCCTTCGATCTGCTCCATGTGAGTCCACCGATGAGCGCTCCTGATTTTATTAAGAATAGTCCTTTAGCGGGTACGGAAGGGGCGGCTAAAGGGTGGATCGATGTAGATAAGTTTACCCTCCAGCATAATCGCTATGCGAATGTGTTTGGTTTGGGGGATGCGTCTTCTTTGCCTACGTCGAAAACGGCGGCGGCTGTGCGTTCAGAAGCGCCGGTGGTGGTGAAGAATTTGTTGGCTCTGATGGAGTCTAAATCGTTGAATAGTCAGTATGATGGTTATGCTTGTTGTCCGTTGGTGACGGGGTATGGCAAGGTGATTTTTGCTGAGTTTGATTATGATAAGAATCCGAGTCCGACGTTTCCTCTCGATCCGATGGAGGAACGCTATAGTATGTGGTTGCTGAAACGCTATGGGTTGCCGTTCCTGTACTGGAACCGGATGCTCAAGGGTAAGAATTTTGAGCGATCGCTGCTGAAAAAATAG
- a CDS encoding 2-keto-4-pentenoate hydratase, protein MVWRLGKPLLVGFSGGILFTGSVWAEVRSMPSAVERLVTNYLNRTPVSAIAPHWTLEQAAQFQQQLVQALIPQLGPIVGYKAALTSPVAQERFGVSHPVRGTLLQQMLLSTGATVPVNFGARGVFEADLMVRVADEKINQATTHREVLESLDAVIPFIELADLMYDRTVPLNGPALVAINAGARLGVLGEPVALAATPAWEKRLGEIAVVMEDGAGEKLSEGSSAALLGHPLQAVLWLKEDLNAAGIQLKPGDLLSLGTITPLTPVKEPMMIRARYEGLGEVSVRFENEL, encoded by the coding sequence ATGGTGTGGCGATTAGGAAAACCGCTACTGGTAGGATTTTCTGGGGGCATACTCTTCACCGGCAGTGTCTGGGCTGAGGTGCGTTCGATGCCGAGTGCTGTGGAGCGTTTGGTGACGAATTATCTTAATCGTACTCCGGTTTCGGCGATCGCCCCCCATTGGACTTTAGAACAAGCTGCCCAATTTCAGCAACAATTGGTACAAGCCCTAATTCCCCAACTTGGCCCCATTGTCGGCTATAAAGCTGCTTTAACGAGTCCTGTGGCTCAGGAGCGCTTTGGGGTTTCCCATCCGGTGCGGGGAACGTTATTACAACAAATGTTACTCTCTACTGGGGCAACGGTTCCAGTTAACTTTGGCGCTCGTGGGGTATTTGAAGCTGATTTAATGGTGCGTGTAGCAGATGAAAAGATTAATCAAGCGACAACTCACCGAGAGGTATTAGAAAGTTTAGATGCGGTGATTCCGTTTATTGAGCTGGCGGATTTGATGTACGATCGCACTGTACCCTTAAATGGCCCCGCCTTAGTCGCCATCAATGCTGGAGCGAGGTTAGGAGTTTTGGGGGAACCGGTGGCACTCGCAGCGACTCCCGCATGGGAAAAGCGCTTAGGCGAAATTGCGGTAGTGATGGAAGATGGTGCAGGAGAGAAGTTATCGGAAGGCAGCAGTGCGGCACTGTTAGGGCATCCCTTGCAAGCGGTATTATGGCTGAAAGAGGATTTGAATGCTGCGGGAATTCAGCTCAAACCGGGAGATTTGTTATCGCTGGGAACGATTACCCCCCTAACTCCGGTGAAGGAGCCGATGATGATTCGAGCGCGATATGAGGGTTTGGGGGAAGTTTCGGTAAGGTTTGAGAATGAGTTATGA
- a CDS encoding CTP synthase, with product MTKFVFVTGGVVSSIGKGILAASLGRLLKSRDYSVSILKLDPYINVDPGTMSPFQHGEVFVTEDGAETDLDLGHYERFTDTSMSRLNSVTQGSIYQAVINKERRGDYQGGTVQVIPHITHEIKARIHRVARNSTPDVLITEIGGTVGDIESQPFLEAIRQFRKDVGRNQVIYIHVTLVPWIPSAGEMKTKPTQHSVKELRSIGIQPDILVCRCDRPLPDSLKSKVSEFCDVPVECVIPAQDVSSIYEVPLRMEQEGLATQVIDRLRLEQRPPQLQKWQSLVQCLSNSTRSLDVAIVGKYIQLTDAYLSVIEALRHAAITIQSHVNIRWVNSEDLEQDGYEQHLQGIHGLIVPGGFGIRGVDGKIQAVEYARVHQIPFLGLCLGMQCCVIEWARNVASLTHAHSAEFEPKTPNPVINLLPEQEDVVDLGGTMRLGLYPCRILPNTLAAQLYQKEVIYERHRHRYEFNNAYRNLLLETGYVISGTSPDGRLVEIVEYPQHPFFISCQFHPEFQSRPSHPHPLFQGFIQAAQNYRGEPLETPELQQDSALETPLPANLV from the coding sequence ATGACCAAGTTCGTATTTGTCACCGGGGGTGTAGTTTCCAGTATTGGCAAAGGAATTCTTGCCGCCAGTTTAGGACGACTGCTCAAATCACGAGATTATTCCGTCTCCATTCTCAAACTTGACCCCTATATTAATGTAGACCCCGGCACGATGAGTCCCTTTCAGCATGGGGAAGTCTTCGTCACCGAAGATGGCGCAGAAACTGACCTCGACTTGGGACACTACGAGCGCTTTACCGACACCTCCATGTCTCGCCTCAATAGTGTCACCCAAGGCTCCATCTATCAAGCTGTCATTAATAAAGAGCGTCGGGGAGACTACCAAGGGGGAACCGTACAAGTCATTCCCCACATTACCCACGAAATCAAAGCACGCATTCACCGCGTCGCTCGCAACTCCACCCCCGACGTACTCATTACCGAAATTGGCGGAACCGTTGGTGATATTGAATCTCAACCCTTCTTAGAAGCCATTCGCCAATTCCGTAAAGATGTAGGGCGAAATCAAGTTATCTATATCCATGTTACCCTGGTTCCCTGGATTCCTTCGGCTGGAGAAATGAAAACCAAACCCACCCAGCACTCCGTGAAAGAATTGCGCTCGATTGGCATTCAACCTGATATTTTAGTCTGTCGCTGCGATCGCCCCCTACCCGACTCCCTAAAATCCAAAGTCTCCGAATTCTGCGATGTTCCTGTAGAATGCGTCATCCCCGCTCAAGATGTCAGCAGTATCTACGAAGTCCCCTTAAGAATGGAACAAGAAGGGTTAGCCACCCAAGTCATCGACCGACTGCGCTTAGAACAGCGTCCTCCCCAGCTCCAGAAATGGCAAAGCCTCGTCCAGTGTCTCTCTAATTCTACTCGCTCCCTAGACGTGGCGATCGTCGGTAAATATATCCAGCTCACCGATGCCTACCTTTCCGTCATTGAAGCCCTACGCCACGCCGCCATTACCATTCAGTCCCATGTTAATATTCGCTGGGTTAACTCAGAAGACTTAGAACAAGACGGATATGAACAACATCTCCAAGGTATCCATGGCTTAATTGTCCCTGGAGGCTTCGGTATTCGCGGCGTAGATGGCAAAATTCAAGCCGTAGAATATGCCCGCGTTCATCAAATCCCCTTTCTGGGTTTATGCTTAGGAATGCAATGTTGCGTCATCGAATGGGCGCGAAATGTAGCCAGCTTAACCCATGCCCATAGTGCCGAATTTGAACCCAAAACCCCCAACCCCGTCATTAACTTACTACCCGAACAAGAAGATGTAGTAGACTTAGGCGGAACCATGCGTTTAGGACTCTATCCTTGCCGCATTTTGCCCAATACCTTAGCGGCCCAACTCTATCAAAAAGAAGTCATTTATGAACGTCATCGCCATCGCTATGAATTTAATAATGCCTATCGCAACCTTTTGTTAGAAACCGGATATGTCATTAGTGGAACTTCTCCCGATGGGCGGTTAGTAGAAATCGTCGAATATCCTCAACATCCCTTCTTTATTTCCTGTCAATTTCATCCTGAATTTCAATCTCGTCCTAGCCATCCCCATCCCCTCTTTCAAGGGTTTATTCAAGCAGCCCAAAACTATAGAGGAGAACCTTTAGAAACGCCAGAACTACAGCAAGATTCTGCTCTTGAAACTCCACTTCCAGCCAATTTAGTGTAA
- a CDS encoding DUF423 domain-containing protein has translation MSQVFLTLGSSLAAIAVAGGAFASHALKGQLSDRSLEIFETATKYQMYHALGIILVALWLSSLPTANPWMVTAGWAFFAGILLFSGSLYALSVTGIKILGAITPLGGVAFLIGWGCLAVSAWMK, from the coding sequence ATGAGTCAAGTTTTTCTGACGCTAGGATCGAGTTTAGCGGCGATCGCCGTTGCCGGGGGCGCTTTTGCCTCCCATGCGCTCAAAGGACAACTGAGCGATCGCTCCCTGGAAATCTTTGAAACCGCCACCAAGTACCAAATGTATCACGCCCTCGGCATCATCCTCGTTGCCCTCTGGCTCTCTTCCCTGCCTACTGCTAATCCCTGGATGGTAACCGCAGGATGGGCATTTTTTGCCGGAATTCTCCTCTTTTCCGGTAGCTTATATGCCCTCAGCGTCACCGGAATTAAAATCCTCGGAGCCATTACCCCCTTGGGAGGAGTCGCCTTTTTAATCGGTTGGGGATGTTTAGCCGTTTCTGCGTGGATGAAATAA
- a CDS encoding Uma2 family endonuclease, producing MVYSDRSHPWQKPLPTMYDLPSEDPEEPGLPDEFHDLQPALLSQTCKPAQHWPDRCLTATDLNLYYDSRHTKWYKRPDWFLVLDNTPSTDQETLRWSYVIWQEGVIPYLVVELLSPGTETEDLGLTQRKSGKPPTKWEVYEQILHIPYYVVYDRYQNRLRAFRLQGARYQEQLLPDRRIWFNELDLGLGLWQGIYDYREGLWLRWYDAQGNWIPTPSEQLQERDEELEQLRQRAQDAEQKAEQLAAYIKSLGLNPEDINPPD from the coding sequence ATGGTTTACAGCGATCGCAGCCACCCTTGGCAAAAACCCTTACCCACCATGTACGATCTCCCCAGTGAAGACCCGGAGGAACCCGGTTTGCCCGACGAATTCCACGACCTGCAACCCGCCCTCCTCAGCCAAACTTGTAAACCCGCCCAACACTGGCCCGATCGCTGCTTAACCGCCACCGATCTAAACTTATACTATGACTCCCGCCATACCAAGTGGTACAAACGTCCAGATTGGTTTTTAGTCCTCGATAATACTCCCTCCACCGACCAAGAAACGCTACGCTGGAGTTACGTCATCTGGCAAGAAGGAGTCATTCCCTACCTCGTCGTCGAACTCCTCTCTCCGGGAACCGAAACAGAAGACTTAGGACTCACCCAGCGCAAAAGTGGAAAGCCTCCCACAAAATGGGAAGTCTATGAACAAATATTACATATCCCCTATTATGTCGTTTATGACCGCTATCAAAACCGGTTGCGAGCGTTTCGCTTACAAGGCGCACGCTACCAAGAACAGCTACTTCCCGATCGCCGCATCTGGTTTAATGAGTTAGACCTAGGCTTAGGCCTATGGCAAGGCATCTATGACTACAGAGAAGGACTCTGGCTCCGGTGGTATGATGCCCAAGGAAACTGGATACCCACTCCCAGCGAGCAACTCCAAGAAAGGGACGAGGAGCTAGAGCAACTACGCCAACGCGCTCAAGATGCTGAACAGAAAGCCGAGCAACTTGCAGCCTATATCAAGTCTCTAGGACTCAACCCAGAAGACATCAACCCTCCAGATTAA
- a CDS encoding BCD family MFS transporter, producing the protein MGESKSQINLLTMFRLGLFQMGLGIMSLLTLGVINRVMIDELKVPALIASGAIAAHQFVSPARIWFGQLSDAKPIAGYHRTGYVWMGTLLFTTTSFLALQVVWQLGNSAATLGWTTPTYGWAGLLAIVFVFYGLALSASSTPFAALLFDVSDDRNRSKLVSIVWSMLMVGIVVGAIISSSLLKQLGLDSPPEDLQASINRLFIIVPTLVCFLAVMGTLGIEKKYSLYGDRTTAANREDQITLGNALKILTASRQTGIFFTFLLFMSISLFMQDPVLEPYGGEVFQMQISETAQLNAFFGMGTLIGIGSTGFLITPHLGKQRTCFSGCVGTAFCSGFLLFSGFTGNPKALMLSLFLFGLTSGVLTAGAIGLMLDLTAAETAGTFIGAWGLAQAMARGGATVLGGAVLDVGKALFSEPVFSYGLVFVVQAGGLIAATWLLGRVNIREFQENTKQAIALVMEGDLE; encoded by the coding sequence ATGGGTGAGTCTAAATCCCAAATTAATCTATTGACAATGTTCCGCTTGGGACTCTTTCAAATGGGTTTAGGGATTATGTCCCTGCTAACCTTGGGGGTGATTAATCGGGTGATGATTGATGAGCTGAAAGTCCCGGCTTTGATTGCGTCTGGGGCGATCGCCGCCCATCAGTTTGTCTCGCCAGCACGGATCTGGTTTGGTCAACTCTCGGACGCAAAACCGATCGCCGGTTACCATCGCACGGGCTATGTTTGGATGGGGACTCTGCTGTTTACCACCACTTCATTTCTCGCCTTGCAAGTGGTTTGGCAATTGGGCAATAGTGCGGCTACTCTAGGCTGGACTACCCCCACCTATGGCTGGGCAGGTTTATTGGCGATCGTTTTTGTATTCTATGGATTGGCTTTAAGTGCCAGTTCTACCCCCTTTGCTGCCCTCTTATTTGATGTCTCTGATGACCGTAATCGCTCTAAATTGGTGAGTATTGTCTGGTCTATGTTAATGGTGGGGATTGTGGTTGGGGCGATTATTAGTAGCAGTTTATTGAAACAGTTGGGCTTAGATTCTCCCCCGGAAGACCTGCAAGCGTCGATTAATCGGCTGTTTATCATTGTGCCCACATTGGTTTGTTTCCTCGCAGTGATGGGAACGTTAGGAATTGAGAAAAAATATTCGTTGTATGGCGATCGCACCACCGCCGCCAACCGCGAAGATCAAATTACCCTGGGTAATGCCCTAAAAATTCTCACCGCCAGTCGCCAAACCGGGATCTTTTTCACCTTCCTTCTGTTTATGAGCATCAGCTTGTTTATGCAAGATCCGGTGTTGGAACCCTACGGAGGCGAAGTCTTCCAGATGCAGATTTCAGAAACCGCTCAACTGAATGCCTTTTTTGGTATGGGAACCCTGATCGGTATTGGTTCCACCGGCTTTTTGATTACCCCTCACTTAGGCAAACAACGCACCTGTTTTAGTGGCTGTGTAGGGACGGCATTTTGCTCAGGATTTCTCTTGTTTTCTGGGTTTACGGGTAATCCTAAAGCCCTGATGTTGAGCCTCTTTCTATTTGGCTTAACCTCTGGAGTCTTGACGGCTGGAGCGATCGGATTAATGCTCGATTTAACGGCTGCGGAAACTGCCGGAACCTTTATCGGTGCTTGGGGGTTAGCCCAGGCAATGGCCAGAGGAGGGGCAACGGTGTTAGGAGGAGCGGTTTTAGATGTAGGAAAAGCCCTGTTTTCTGAGCCAGTATTCTCCTATGGTTTGGTGTTTGTGGTGCAAGCGGGGGGCTTAATTGCGGCGACCTGGCTCTTGGGTCGGGTGAATATCCGCGAGTTCCAGGAAAACACGAAACAGGCGATCGCCCTAGTCATGGAAGGAGATTTAGAATAA